Within the Mustela lutreola isolate mMusLut2 chromosome 2, mMusLut2.pri, whole genome shotgun sequence genome, the region ACATGTGAGTGACTTTTTAATGCCCCAGTTGTGGCTGGCCTTGTCTGCACCTGCCAAACCCTGGAAACGTTAACACTCCTTGTGGACTTTCTCACAGCCTTGGCCTACAGACACAAAAGAACATGGTGACAATTCTCCAAGCCATTCAGGACACCTCCAAAACCCTCCTGCCTTTGAACATGGTAGTTTTGGTCTCAGTATTGAGAATATATACAAGATGCATGGCTGGGGACAGGATTGGTGAAGTTCTTTGATTCACTTGAATCCTGGAGACAGAGAATATCTTTTTAGCTTTTGATGAGCTTGAAGGACATACTCTGTTAGCCCTGGAAGAGCCTGCAGAGATCATCTAGTTCATGCTGGGACATTAGCTAGTTCTTCCTTGATAACAAATTATTTCGGGTGGGGGGGAAGCTGTTGAAACTCTGGTCTGGACACCAAACATCCAACCAGACTACAACCATAATTCTAGGACAGTATTTCTTAACTTTCCTTTTAATGTGTGTGGGGATCAGGGGAGTTCTGGATCTGACCAAGAATCTATTGATTCTCTTGCCACATAGACACAGAATAGTGGTCACATGTGTTCAGGGGGTTCTTGGATTTTGCATGTTCAGAGTGGGGAGTCCTTGACCTAAAACTGATCCTCCTGGCCAAGGATCTGATAGATACCTTAGAGCTGAGTGAGAAGACCCCTGGTCTTGAAATGTGGAGATCTTGCCCTTGCTGAAGCTGTGCAACATTTGGGCCAGAGCATTGCACTACCCATCACTAGACTCAGCAACTCTGAGGTTTAGTAGATGGTTTCTGAGATCGCTTTCCAGCTCCAGATTTCGAGGCACCAAAATGGAGTCAGgctcactttttaaatatttaatatattttgtcacagaagaaaggcaggcagaccaGAAATCTTGTAGCTGCTGAGAAAGTGGGATGGAGGGTGAGGCTCAGGTACTTTCTCCACCGGTGTAGAAATAACTGAAGTTCTTGTAGAATCCATTACATCTTAATTTCCAAGACTTTTTCACAGAGATAATGGAGAAAGAAATGATTCACTCCTAACATCCACATTCCATCTCAAATCTGTTTTTAGAAGAATGATTCTGAATCCCCCCTTCTCCCACACAAACACTTTTGCATTTGTCTGACCCTCTTAAAATGTTTGAGTATGATGAAAGACAGAGTTGTCTGGGTATATTCTGTGTCTGCAGGGGTGTGTGATGGAGCATTTGCTTCTTCCAAGGCTGGGGGTTTATGTGTAATttagtgtgtgcgtgtgcatgtgtatgagtgaaatcatggaaTGTGCGTGTGCACAGCAGTGACAATATAAAAGATTGTATAGATACTGTGGTATGTGTAAAATCATGTGGGCCTATGTAGGTGaaggattataatttttttttttttttttttaagtataccaCTTTGGATTGTGTAGCCTCCTCTTACTTCTGTGATTGATTTCACGAGGGTAATGGTGCGTAAAAGCGCTGGTGAGATCTGGGGGCGCCTCCTCGTCTGACGTCAGAGAGAGAGTTTAAAAAGCGGGGAGCCGGTGGAGAGCACACAAGCCGCTTTAGGAGTGGCGAGTTTCAGAGCTATCGCTGCTGCCTGCGGATCCTCTCCTAGAGTTTGACCAACCGTCCTCTCGCTTGGCTTCCCCGGCGCGGAGATGCTGTCCTGCCGCCTCCAGTGCGCGCTGGCCGCGCTGTCCATTGTCCTGGCTCTGGGCGGTGTCACCGGCGCGCCCTCGGATCCCCGACTCCGTCAATTTCTGCAGAAGTCCCTGGCTGCTGCCGCGGGGAAGCAGGTAAGGAGACTTCCTCGAcgtcttcccctccctctcccgaATCCCTCAATCTTCTCTTAGCCTTTACCCTACCCCTTTGGGTGGATTTAGGAGGTGCTCCTGAAGAGTTTCGGTGCTCTTCTGGGTCCCTCAGCTCCCAAAGCTCTCAGGAAAACTTTCGAAGTCCAGAATCTCCTCTTATCTATCTTTTTTCCTGGTCAGCGCGGTCGGTCACAGTTCAGGTAAGTTCTCTGGCATTCAAGAAAATCCCAAGACCCGGGTAGCTGAGCAGGAAGGGATGAGGCAGCCATCCCGCAGGGCTGAACGCGGAGGTGCTGGCCCAGGTGCTGAAAAAGAGCGGCCCTCTGAAGGCTCCCTTCCTGAGGAGTTCCTCCCTCCACGTTGCTAAAGGGCACCCTGCAGACAAAACACAGTATGTTTAAGATTGTGAAAGATCTCGTTCTCCACAGTTAACTTAGCAAAAACGGTAAGAACAATTTCAGTGCGTAGCTCATGAGCTGGGAATTGAAATTGAATTAAACTGTTGGCACTGTATTATCTTTGCAAAACTGTATTAACAATCTTCtatttgtgtgtatgcatgtgttaCATCTATAGAGGCAGGAAGCACGCAGAAACATTTGAGTGTTTTTAGTGTATCTGTGTAACTCGGTGATTATAGCAACTACCCTTATTTTTATATCCTCAACTGATTTTAACTGTGCAAAAGTGAACAGCTGTGAAAATTGGGTTGGGGGTGTAGCTGAATCTGCTTCCCaagttaggctttgccatttctttttctccagcacCCACCATCATCCCCATCCCTTCTCTCTATATCCTTTCTACCCTCTACAGGAACTGGCCAAGTACTTCTTGGCGGAGCTGCTGTCTGAACCTAACCAGACAGAGAACGATGCCCTGGAACCTGAAGATTTGTCCCAGGCTGCTGAGCAGGATGAAATGAGGCTGGAACTGCAGAGATCTGCTAACTCAAA harbors:
- the SST gene encoding somatostatin, with product MLSCRLQCALAALSIVLALGGVTGAPSDPRLRQFLQKSLAAAAGKQELAKYFLAELLSEPNQTENDALEPEDLSQAAEQDEMRLELQRSANSNPAMAPRERKAGCKNFFWKTFTSC